Proteins found in one Actinokineospora alba genomic segment:
- a CDS encoding endonuclease: MLTKSRTRWNLLGLVTATVAVTIGLQAPTVAAAAPLTVAQAISQQSGATATVRGYVVGQPTATTTVVRSNFPSDYAMALADSASETGTSRMIYVQITSAFRANYGLRTNPSLMGKQLDVTGTLSSYFSHPGLVSTTAFAPAGGTPTTTTTPPTTGTPGDYDDTYYKTAIGKTGPALKTELNRIISTQTKLSYDQVWNALKATDQDPANSANVILLYSGRSQSKTTNGGDPDDWNREHVWAKSHGDFGTATGPGTDIHHLRPEDVSVNANRGNKDFDLGGSPAAEAPGSYTDADSWEPRNAVKGDVARMIFYMAVRYAGTDGFADLELNDSVNNGTAPYHGKLSVLKQWNTQDPPDAFEKRRNQVIYDQFQRNRNPFIDHPEWANAIWN, translated from the coding sequence ATGCTGACCAAAAGCCGGACACGCTGGAACCTCTTAGGCCTGGTGACGGCCACCGTGGCCGTCACCATCGGACTGCAGGCCCCCACGGTCGCCGCCGCCGCCCCGCTCACGGTCGCCCAGGCGATCAGCCAGCAGAGCGGGGCCACGGCCACCGTCCGCGGCTATGTCGTCGGGCAGCCGACCGCGACGACCACGGTGGTGCGTTCCAATTTCCCGTCGGATTACGCGATGGCGCTGGCCGACTCGGCGAGTGAGACCGGCACCTCGCGGATGATCTACGTGCAGATCACCTCGGCGTTCCGCGCGAACTATGGGCTGCGGACCAACCCGAGTCTGATGGGCAAGCAGCTCGACGTCACCGGGACGCTGAGCTCGTACTTCTCCCACCCGGGCCTGGTTTCGACCACCGCGTTCGCGCCGGCAGGCGGCACGCCGACCACCACCACGACGCCACCGACGACCGGCACACCGGGCGACTACGACGACACGTACTACAAGACGGCGATCGGCAAGACCGGTCCCGCGTTGAAGACCGAGCTGAACCGGATCATCAGCACCCAGACCAAGTTGAGCTACGACCAGGTGTGGAACGCGCTCAAGGCGACCGACCAGGACCCGGCGAACAGCGCCAACGTCATCCTGCTCTACAGCGGCCGCTCGCAGAGCAAGACCACCAACGGCGGCGACCCGGACGACTGGAACCGCGAGCACGTCTGGGCCAAGTCGCACGGTGACTTCGGCACCGCCACCGGGCCGGGCACCGACATCCACCACCTGCGCCCCGAGGACGTCTCGGTCAACGCCAACCGCGGCAACAAGGACTTCGACCTGGGCGGCTCCCCCGCCGCCGAGGCGCCGGGCAGCTACACCGACGCCGACTCCTGGGAGCCGCGCAACGCGGTCAAGGGCGACGTCGCGCGGATGATCTTCTACATGGCGGTGCGCTACGCGGGGACCGACGGCTTCGCCGACCTGGAACTCAACGACAGCGTCAACAACGGGACCGCGCCGTACCACGGCAAGCTGTCGGTCCTGAAGCAGTGGAACACCCAGGACCCGCCGGACGCCTTCGAGAAGCGGCGCAACCAGGTGATCTACGACCAGTTCCAGCGCAACCGCAACCCGTTCATCGACCACCCCGAATGGGCCAACGCCATCTGGAACTGA
- a CDS encoding GMC family oxidoreductase, with protein MKHPDYVVVGAGSAGCAVARRLAESGAEVVLLEAGPVDKSRLVRKPGMIAVFHNIPQLKKRLDWSYYSVPQASALDRRIPQTRGRVLGGSSSINGMIFVRGNRRNYDDWAADGCAGWGFDDVLPSFKRMEDWADGGNDLRGAGGPIKVTRQQGMTAASEAFIEAMSETAGVKKNDDYNGEEQEGASVVQQNIDGGLRYSSSIGYLGAGLPNLRVRTGVTVSRVVIEGGRATGVEILTKSGREVIHASREVVLSAGVFGSPQLLMLSGVGPAEHLRDKGIEVRADLPVGDNLHDHMFVPMTYLTKSAQHRGTGPYFAKGVLKEAVSGGTWVGRTVFESVGFVRSSRAGAVPDIQLLALPWSYPFPNQDAPIRHNVDPRPALTVMATLIYPESRGTMRLASADPTAAPLIDPAYLTARRDSELLLESMKLVREIMANKVIAGDVTAELSPGPDYADDAALMRELPNRATTVYHPVGTCRMGVDERAVVDPQLRVRGIEGLRVADASIMPSIVGGNTNAPAMMIGEHCAQFMTSA; from the coding sequence ATGAAGCATCCTGACTATGTCGTCGTTGGCGCGGGCAGCGCGGGTTGCGCCGTGGCCCGACGGCTTGCCGAGAGTGGGGCCGAGGTCGTGCTCCTCGAGGCGGGCCCCGTCGACAAGTCCAGGCTGGTGCGCAAGCCCGGGATGATCGCGGTGTTCCACAACATCCCCCAGCTCAAGAAGCGGCTGGACTGGAGCTACTACTCCGTTCCCCAGGCAAGCGCGCTCGACCGGCGGATTCCGCAGACCCGGGGGCGGGTGCTCGGTGGGTCCAGCTCGATCAACGGGATGATCTTCGTCCGCGGCAACCGCCGCAACTATGACGACTGGGCCGCCGATGGCTGTGCCGGGTGGGGCTTCGACGACGTCCTGCCCAGCTTCAAGCGCATGGAGGACTGGGCCGACGGCGGCAACGACCTGCGCGGGGCGGGCGGGCCGATCAAAGTCACCCGGCAGCAGGGGATGACCGCGGCCTCCGAGGCTTTCATCGAGGCGATGAGCGAGACCGCCGGAGTGAAGAAGAACGACGACTACAACGGCGAGGAGCAGGAAGGCGCGAGCGTCGTCCAGCAGAACATCGACGGCGGGCTGCGCTACAGCTCGTCCATCGGGTATCTCGGCGCGGGTCTGCCGAACCTGCGGGTGCGCACCGGGGTGACGGTGTCCCGGGTGGTCATCGAGGGCGGCCGGGCGACCGGGGTGGAGATCCTGACGAAGTCCGGCCGGGAAGTCATCCACGCCTCCCGTGAGGTGGTGCTGTCGGCGGGCGTGTTCGGCTCGCCGCAGCTGCTCATGCTCTCCGGTGTCGGACCGGCCGAACACCTGCGGGACAAGGGAATCGAGGTGCGGGCCGACCTGCCGGTTGGCGACAACCTGCACGACCACATGTTCGTCCCGATGACCTACCTGACCAAGAGCGCGCAGCATCGCGGAACCGGGCCGTACTTCGCCAAAGGGGTGCTGAAGGAGGCTGTTTCCGGTGGGACCTGGGTGGGGCGCACGGTGTTCGAGTCCGTCGGGTTCGTCCGCAGCTCCCGGGCGGGTGCGGTGCCCGACATCCAGCTGCTGGCCCTGCCGTGGTCCTACCCGTTCCCCAACCAGGACGCCCCGATTCGACACAACGTGGACCCGCGGCCCGCGCTGACCGTGATGGCGACGCTGATTTACCCCGAGAGCCGCGGCACGATGCGGCTGGCGTCCGCCGACCCGACCGCGGCGCCGCTGATCGACCCGGCCTACCTCACCGCGCGGCGCGACTCCGAGTTGTTGTTGGAGAGCATGAAGCTGGTGCGCGAGATCATGGCGAACAAGGTCATCGCGGGCGACGTCACCGCGGAACTCTCACCGGGGCCGGACTATGCCGACGATGCCGCCCTGATGCGGGAACTGCCCAACCGCGCCACAACGGTCTACCACCCGGTCGGCACCTGCCGGATGGGTGTGGACGAGCGCGCGGTCGTCGACCCGCAGCTCCGCGTGCGTGGCATCGAGGGGCTGCGGGTCGCCGACGCGTCGATCATGCCGAGCATCGTCGGTGGCAACACAAACGCACCGGCCATGATGATCGGCGAGCACTGCGCTCAGTTCATGACCTCGGCCTGA
- a CDS encoding cysteine hydrolase — MTLDPRRVAVLALHWQVNVIKPEGFFGGMLAEPVAQSGVVDRATRFHESVGVPVAFTRFTVPVGEGALVRNTGFMKAVGDAQEAFRPDSHGAALIPEMAGQAAQVFDNQKLSGLAGSELPEWLTEHAIDTVFITGVATNLTVEQTARHGTDLGLTVHVISDCVTAATEEAHLASLANLDLATAGGLTAAEALAMLG; from the coding sequence ATGACCCTGGACCCGCGGCGTGTCGCCGTCCTCGCCCTGCACTGGCAGGTCAACGTCATCAAGCCGGAAGGCTTCTTCGGCGGCATGCTCGCCGAACCAGTAGCCCAGAGCGGCGTCGTCGACCGCGCCACCCGCTTCCATGAGTCGGTTGGGGTGCCGGTGGCCTTCACCAGGTTCACCGTCCCGGTGGGCGAGGGAGCCCTGGTCCGCAACACCGGCTTCATGAAAGCGGTCGGCGACGCCCAAGAGGCCTTCCGCCCCGACAGCCACGGCGCGGCACTGATCCCGGAGATGGCAGGCCAGGCCGCTCAGGTCTTCGACAACCAGAAACTGTCCGGCCTGGCAGGCAGCGAACTGCCGGAATGGCTGACCGAACACGCCATCGACACGGTCTTCATCACCGGAGTCGCAACAAACCTGACCGTCGAACAGACGGCCCGGCACGGGACCGACCTCGGCCTGACCGTCCACGTCATCAGCGATTGCGTCACGGCGGCCACGGAGGAAGCCCACCTCGCCTCACTGGCCAACCTGGACCTCGCGACCGCGGGCGGCCTGACCGCGGCGGAAGCCCTGGCCATGCTCGGCTGA
- a CDS encoding fatty acid desaturase family protein yields MTELLAERRGSDFADLARSIKAAGLLDRRYGYYAVRMALTVLALAAVAVGFVMLGDSWWQLLLAVGVALVSTQFGFLGHDAGHRQIFTSRKYNDLVGYICGTVTGISYGWWVGKHNRHHANPNHDDDPDIDIPALAFSRDQARTKTGPLRWIAAYQAYLFLPLLLTQGVMLKVAGVEAIVKREVRAVRLEAFLFIAHTAGYLTAVFMVLSPGKAVLFILVHHGVMGVHLGLSFAPNHKGMPLVAKDEKLDFLRKQVLTSRDILGNHGVDVLLGGLNYQIEHHLFPNMPSVNLRHAQPMVRDYCASIGVPYLACGMLESYLQVLSHLHDSGAPLREPRPATAAV; encoded by the coding sequence ATGACCGAACTACTGGCTGAACGGCGAGGCAGCGACTTCGCCGACCTGGCCCGCTCGATCAAGGCCGCGGGCCTGCTCGACCGGCGATACGGCTATTACGCGGTCCGGATGGCGCTCACCGTGCTGGCCCTCGCCGCGGTGGCCGTCGGCTTCGTGATGCTCGGCGATTCGTGGTGGCAGCTGCTGCTCGCGGTGGGTGTGGCGCTGGTGTCGACCCAGTTCGGCTTCCTCGGCCACGACGCCGGGCACCGGCAGATCTTCACCTCCCGCAAGTACAACGACCTGGTCGGCTACATCTGCGGCACGGTCACCGGCATCAGCTACGGCTGGTGGGTGGGCAAGCACAACCGCCACCACGCCAACCCGAACCACGACGACGACCCGGACATCGATATCCCGGCGCTGGCGTTCAGCCGCGACCAGGCCCGCACCAAGACCGGCCCGCTGCGCTGGATCGCGGCCTACCAGGCGTACCTGTTCCTCCCGCTGCTGCTGACCCAGGGCGTCATGCTCAAGGTCGCGGGCGTCGAGGCCATCGTGAAGCGTGAGGTCAGGGCGGTCCGACTGGAGGCGTTCCTGTTCATCGCCCACACGGCCGGATATCTGACGGCGGTGTTCATGGTGCTCTCGCCGGGCAAGGCAGTGCTGTTCATCCTCGTGCACCACGGCGTCATGGGCGTCCACCTGGGCCTGTCGTTCGCCCCGAACCACAAGGGCATGCCGCTGGTGGCGAAGGACGAGAAACTCGACTTCCTCCGCAAGCAGGTCCTGACGTCGCGCGACATCCTCGGCAACCATGGTGTCGACGTGCTGCTGGGCGGCTTGAACTACCAGATCGAACACCACCTGTTCCCGAACATGCCGAGCGTCAACCTGCGGCACGCGCAACCGATGGTGCGGGACTACTGCGCGAGCATCGGCGTCCCCTACCTGGCGTGCGGGATGCTGGAGTCGTACCTGCAGGTCCTGAGCCACCTGCACGATTCGGGCGCACCCTTGCGTGAGCCCCGACCCGCAACGGCTGCCGTCTAA
- a CDS encoding DUF4267 domain-containing protein, whose product MTSTKLANGLAILLALAIIGIGLGYLIAPHSLASGFGLPAWPQDTGFLAVKGIRDIMSGLVVLALLAAGQRRALAIALAVVAVVPAGDMVIVLSHSGSPGTAFGVHGATAALVLATAFLIHNQYRGRTETVVAPATS is encoded by the coding sequence ATGACCAGCACCAAATTAGCCAACGGCCTCGCCATCCTGCTCGCTCTCGCGATCATCGGCATCGGCTTGGGCTACCTGATCGCCCCGCACTCCCTCGCGTCCGGTTTCGGCCTGCCCGCTTGGCCGCAGGACACCGGTTTCCTCGCGGTCAAGGGAATCCGCGACATCATGTCGGGCCTTGTCGTGCTGGCGCTGCTGGCCGCCGGACAGCGGCGCGCGCTTGCGATCGCGTTGGCGGTCGTCGCCGTCGTCCCGGCGGGCGACATGGTCATCGTGCTGTCGCATTCCGGGTCGCCCGGTACCGCGTTCGGCGTCCACGGCGCCACCGCGGCACTCGTCCTCGCGACGGCTTTCTTGATCCACAACCAATACCGTGGTCGAACGGAAACGGTGGTCGCCCCCGCGACCAGCTAG
- a CDS encoding TetR/AcrR family transcriptional regulator codes for MSESKRGRPRDMEVDRRVLDIAAAQLVERGYAGLSIDAVAEAAGVAKTTLYRRWPSKDHLAVAVTARMQEADPVADTGDIRVDLVNYLTHIVAAINRSRSLGLVAELAAAAARHDDIGELIHGVFTRRNALVLALIERAKQRGELRADTDAVVLFDQLAGALYYRVLFTGMPIDPAYAERLVTAALDGAVPTGEMS; via the coding sequence ATGAGCGAGTCGAAGCGCGGACGTCCCCGCGACATGGAGGTGGACAGGCGGGTGCTCGACATAGCCGCCGCGCAGCTGGTCGAACGCGGGTACGCGGGACTGTCGATCGACGCGGTGGCCGAGGCGGCCGGGGTCGCGAAGACGACCCTCTACCGGCGGTGGCCCTCCAAGGACCACCTCGCCGTCGCGGTGACCGCCCGGATGCAGGAGGCAGATCCGGTCGCCGACACGGGGGATATCCGGGTCGACTTGGTCAACTACCTCACGCACATCGTCGCGGCGATCAACCGGTCGCGGTCGCTGGGTCTCGTGGCCGAACTCGCGGCCGCCGCGGCGCGGCACGACGACATCGGTGAACTCATCCACGGCGTCTTCACCCGGCGCAACGCGCTCGTGCTGGCCCTGATCGAGCGGGCCAAGCAGCGCGGCGAACTTCGCGCGGACACCGACGCGGTCGTGCTGTTCGACCAGCTCGCCGGCGCCCTCTACTACCGCGTCCTGTTCACCGGGATGCCGATCGACCCCGCTTACGCCGAACGTCTTGTCACCGCCGCACTCGACGGCGCCGTCCCCACTGGAGAAATGTCATGA
- a CDS encoding YidH family protein: MDERWPRQVYGVGEDPDARFTLANERTMLAWIRTALALIAAGVLVDAVNLPIADGPRRWLAAGLVLLGAITATGGWFRWARTERAMRTGAPMPAPTLGAVIVGGLLVAAALVLTVILLR, from the coding sequence ATGGACGAACGCTGGCCCCGCCAGGTCTACGGCGTGGGCGAGGACCCCGACGCGCGGTTCACCCTCGCCAACGAACGCACGATGCTCGCCTGGATCCGCACAGCCCTGGCACTGATCGCCGCGGGCGTCCTGGTCGACGCCGTCAACCTCCCCATCGCCGACGGCCCGCGCCGCTGGCTGGCGGCGGGTCTGGTGCTGCTCGGCGCGATCACCGCGACCGGCGGCTGGTTCCGCTGGGCCCGCACGGAACGCGCGATGCGCACGGGCGCGCCCATGCCGGCGCCCACCCTGGGCGCCGTGATCGTCGGCGGCCTGCTGGTGGCGGCGGCGCTGGTGCTCACGGTGATCCTGCTCCGATGA
- a CDS encoding DUF202 domain-containing protein, with translation MSLHVERTGLAWARTTLAVIGLAAVVIRLRIDQPFLVGAATVAIGLLLLAMLRGNRRADGAMPATVVGLVLVVVAVELVGILSG, from the coding sequence ATGAGCCTGCACGTCGAACGCACCGGCCTCGCGTGGGCACGGACCACGCTGGCGGTCATCGGCCTCGCCGCAGTGGTGATCCGGCTGCGCATCGACCAGCCCTTCCTGGTCGGCGCCGCCACCGTCGCCATCGGACTGCTGCTGCTCGCGATGCTCCGCGGAAACCGGCGAGCCGACGGCGCCATGCCCGCGACCGTCGTCGGGCTGGTCCTGGTCGTCGTCGCGGTCGAGCTGGTCGGAATCCTCAGCGGCTGA
- a CDS encoding YncE family protein yields MRIKLVAKLSAVALAAAVVVPAAPAQAVPLRDVLFVGNNWDGTADVVSAELPLRRLARVNVIPDIRQRMTEIALNPVRLAYFLAIRQLIGEGHDQFVDDLYTTPDGRRLIVSRPSLADVVSIDLASGAIIWRFVVQGQRSDHMALSPDGTRVAVSASTANVVHILDVATGREVGSFPSGDSPHENVYSRDATRIFHASIGTVYTPLDFPALDSTKGARYFQVVDAATNQVIKRVDMGAKLAEAGYPGMSAAVRPMTLTDNERYAYLQVSFFHGFVEYDLVNDKVTRVANLPIADHVKDLPRERYLLDSAHHGIAMGGDDRKICVAGTMSDYAAIVDRADFGFPSLVGTGLKPYWATPSRDGAHCFVSWSGSDRVSAISYATGQEVSSVAVGDHPQRMRLGKVDAGWLSR; encoded by the coding sequence ATGAGGATCAAGCTGGTCGCGAAGCTGTCCGCGGTCGCGCTGGCGGCGGCGGTCGTGGTGCCTGCCGCGCCCGCGCAAGCCGTTCCGCTGCGGGACGTGCTCTTCGTCGGCAACAACTGGGACGGCACCGCTGACGTCGTCTCCGCCGAGTTGCCGCTCCGCAGGTTGGCGCGGGTCAACGTCATCCCGGACATCCGGCAGCGGATGACCGAGATCGCGCTGAACCCGGTTCGCCTGGCCTACTTCCTGGCTATCCGGCAGCTCATCGGCGAGGGGCATGACCAGTTCGTCGACGACCTGTACACCACCCCGGACGGCAGGCGGCTGATCGTCTCCCGGCCGAGCTTGGCCGACGTCGTCTCGATCGACCTGGCCTCGGGGGCCATCATTTGGCGGTTCGTGGTCCAAGGGCAGCGGTCCGACCACATGGCGCTGTCGCCGGACGGGACCCGGGTCGCCGTGTCGGCTTCCACGGCGAACGTGGTGCACATCCTCGACGTGGCAACCGGCCGTGAGGTGGGGTCGTTCCCCTCGGGCGATTCGCCGCACGAGAACGTGTATTCGCGGGACGCCACGCGGATCTTCCATGCCAGCATCGGGACCGTCTACACCCCGCTCGACTTCCCGGCCCTCGACTCGACCAAGGGGGCCCGGTACTTCCAGGTCGTCGACGCCGCCACCAACCAGGTGATCAAGCGGGTCGACATGGGGGCGAAGCTCGCCGAGGCCGGGTATCCGGGGATGAGCGCCGCCGTCCGGCCGATGACGCTGACGGACAACGAGCGCTACGCCTACCTGCAGGTCTCGTTCTTCCACGGATTCGTCGAGTACGACCTCGTGAACGACAAGGTGACCCGGGTCGCGAACCTGCCGATCGCCGACCACGTGAAGGACCTGCCGAGGGAGCGGTACCTGCTCGACTCGGCGCACCACGGGATCGCGATGGGCGGGGACGACAGGAAGATCTGCGTGGCGGGCACGATGTCGGACTACGCCGCGATCGTCGACCGGGCGGACTTCGGCTTCCCGAGCCTGGTCGGCACCGGCCTCAAGCCGTACTGGGCCACCCCCAGCCGCGACGGCGCGCACTGCTTCGTCTCCTGGAGCGGCAGCGACCGGGTCTCCGCGATCTCGTACGCGACCGGCCAGGAGGTCTCCAGCGTGGCGGTCGGCGACCACCCGCAGCGGATGCGGCTGGGCAAGGTCGACGCCGGGTGGCTCAGCCGCTGA
- a CDS encoding EAL domain-containing protein, whose translation MDRAELARRWAAALNQVVYVSRSRDDIESGLGELLARLAACVRPGADLAPAVEIGQELVASGFAKAGCIRATIDVLGPGLSEVEGVSPAEVIPALATVAAGFTAATRDRLFSEQEDIRHALVRAKENVERDLQVSEARFQDVFATSAVGMLISDLGGGVARANEALEEMLGYRKGTLFRKRLDDLFHPDEADFLRERYAELLAGECDTVRERTQFLRADGDTAWVRVAVTLLRDRDGKPDHHVTMVEDISDLHLIEHRLSTQGTRDMLTGLANRQAFEGRLEESMGSTADVSLFHIGLDDFGVVNNGIGRHAGDQLLSAIAGRLAMIAEEHDGALARIGGDEFALLTPGRHDVAALATDINDALAEPTYVDGEGVAVTASIAVLRSPRAGTEPAELLRATDITLRRLKSSGRRQWSLVEAEDLAARDRFRLTASIPGAWESGELDLDFRPVVELETGTTVAWQALLYWDSPVHGRLDHDRCRELLRDTGLSVPVDQWALGVACERTAQFVERLYVELTDEQAADQDLVGTVRRAGGLERLDLGVPVSALADPQAEDNVSVLIDLGVRIVLTGFGQTPGDVACLEDHPVHAVRLGHRVIERIGTAPDPKSMFVRSVLELLPMVRESGRDVLVPGVDTAEQADWWRRAGADRAVGAHFGEPDSLENVVA comes from the coding sequence GTGGACCGTGCTGAGCTGGCCAGGAGATGGGCCGCGGCGTTGAACCAGGTCGTGTATGTCTCGCGCTCGCGTGACGACATCGAGAGTGGCTTGGGCGAGCTCCTGGCCCGCCTCGCGGCCTGCGTGCGCCCCGGTGCCGACCTGGCCCCGGCGGTGGAGATCGGCCAGGAACTGGTCGCCTCCGGGTTCGCCAAGGCGGGCTGCATCCGCGCCACGATCGACGTGCTGGGTCCTGGATTGTCCGAAGTGGAGGGTGTGTCCCCGGCTGAGGTCATCCCCGCGCTCGCGACGGTGGCGGCCGGATTCACCGCCGCCACCCGCGACCGACTCTTCTCCGAGCAAGAGGACATTCGGCACGCCCTGGTGCGGGCCAAGGAGAACGTCGAGCGCGACCTGCAGGTCAGCGAGGCGCGCTTCCAGGACGTGTTCGCCACCTCCGCGGTGGGCATGCTGATCAGCGACCTCGGCGGCGGTGTCGCGCGCGCCAACGAGGCGCTCGAAGAGATGCTGGGCTACCGCAAGGGAACGCTGTTCCGCAAGCGCCTCGACGACCTGTTCCACCCGGACGAGGCCGACTTCCTGCGTGAGCGCTACGCCGAACTCCTCGCGGGCGAGTGCGACACGGTCCGCGAACGCACCCAGTTCCTCCGCGCCGACGGCGACACCGCGTGGGTCCGGGTCGCGGTGACCCTGCTGCGCGACCGCGACGGCAAGCCGGACCACCACGTGACCATGGTGGAGGACATCTCCGACCTGCACCTGATCGAACACCGGCTCAGCACCCAGGGCACCCGCGACATGCTCACCGGGCTGGCCAACAGGCAGGCGTTCGAGGGCAGGCTCGAGGAGTCGATGGGCAGCACGGCCGACGTCTCGCTGTTCCACATAGGACTCGACGATTTCGGTGTGGTGAACAATGGAATCGGCAGGCACGCGGGCGACCAGCTGCTCAGCGCGATCGCGGGCAGGCTGGCCATGATCGCCGAGGAGCACGATGGCGCACTCGCCCGCATCGGCGGCGACGAGTTCGCCCTGCTGACGCCCGGTCGGCACGACGTGGCCGCGCTCGCGACCGACATCAACGACGCACTCGCCGAACCGACCTATGTGGACGGTGAAGGAGTCGCGGTGACCGCGTCGATCGCGGTGCTGCGCTCACCGCGCGCCGGCACCGAGCCCGCGGAGCTGTTGCGCGCCACCGATATCACGCTGCGGAGGCTGAAGTCCTCCGGGCGCAGGCAGTGGAGTCTCGTCGAAGCCGAGGACCTGGCCGCGCGCGACCGCTTCCGGCTCACCGCGTCCATCCCGGGGGCGTGGGAGAGCGGCGAGCTCGACCTGGATTTCCGGCCGGTCGTGGAGTTGGAGACCGGCACGACCGTGGCCTGGCAGGCGCTGCTGTACTGGGACAGCCCGGTCCACGGCCGCCTCGACCACGACCGCTGCCGTGAGCTGCTGCGCGACACGGGGCTCAGCGTCCCGGTCGACCAGTGGGCGCTCGGCGTCGCCTGCGAGCGGACCGCCCAGTTCGTCGAGCGGCTGTACGTGGAGCTGACCGACGAGCAGGCGGCCGACCAGGACCTCGTGGGCACCGTGCGCCGGGCAGGCGGCCTGGAGCGGCTGGACCTGGGGGTCCCGGTGTCGGCGCTGGCCGACCCGCAGGCCGAGGACAACGTGTCGGTGCTGATCGACCTGGGCGTGCGGATCGTGCTGACCGGGTTCGGCCAGACGCCCGGCGACGTCGCCTGCCTGGAGGACCACCCGGTGCACGCCGTGCGGCTGGGCCACCGGGTGATCGAGCGGATCGGGACGGCGCCGGACCCCAAGTCGATGTTCGTGCGGTCCGTGCTGGAGCTGCTGCCCATGGTCCGCGAGTCCGGCCGTGACGTGCTGGTGCCCGGCGTCGACACCGCCGAACAGGCCGACTGGTGGCGACGGGCGGGCGCGGACCGGGCGGTGGGCGCGCACTTCGGCGAGCCCGACAGCCTGGAGAACGTGGTCGCCTAG
- a CDS encoding SAM-dependent methyltransferase, producing the protein MTDTASWVPEGVNTELPSAARVYDYLLGGGHNFPGDRALAEKLVTKVPARDMARLNRAFLRRAVLYLLDQGITQFLDLGSGIPTVGNVHEVAHDVNPDARVVYVDYEPVAVAHSELLLEGNKNAAVLQADMRDPDKILQAPRTRELLDLDKPLGLLMVGVVQFIPDGDDPWALAARYRDAVAPGSYLALSAFTWDHAPAGMAGAVEVFKNSQDPIFPRTHAEITRMFDGFDLVEPGLVLTPEWRPERPEDTADAERSNLYAGVAQKPVGHSNG; encoded by the coding sequence GTGACTGACACTGCAAGCTGGGTGCCCGAGGGTGTCAACACCGAACTGCCCAGCGCCGCGCGGGTGTACGACTACCTGCTCGGCGGTGGCCACAACTTCCCCGGCGACCGCGCCTTGGCCGAGAAGCTGGTGACGAAGGTCCCCGCGCGCGACATGGCGAGGCTCAACCGGGCCTTCCTGCGGCGCGCCGTGCTCTACCTGCTCGACCAGGGCATCACCCAGTTCCTGGACCTGGGATCCGGCATCCCGACCGTGGGCAACGTCCACGAGGTCGCCCACGACGTCAACCCCGACGCGCGCGTCGTCTACGTCGACTACGAGCCGGTCGCGGTGGCGCACAGCGAACTCCTGTTGGAGGGAAACAAGAACGCCGCCGTCCTGCAGGCCGACATGCGGGACCCGGACAAGATCCTGCAGGCGCCGCGGACCCGTGAGCTGCTCGACCTGGACAAGCCACTGGGCCTGCTCATGGTCGGCGTCGTGCAGTTCATCCCCGACGGCGACGACCCGTGGGCGCTCGCCGCCCGCTACCGCGACGCGGTCGCCCCCGGCAGCTACCTCGCGCTCTCGGCGTTCACCTGGGACCACGCGCCCGCGGGCATGGCAGGCGCGGTCGAGGTGTTCAAGAACAGCCAGGACCCCATCTTCCCGCGCACTCACGCGGAGATCACCCGGATGTTCGACGGGTTCGACCTGGTCGAGCCCGGCCTGGTCCTCACCCCCGAGTGGCGGCCCGAGCGGCCGGAGGACACCGCCGACGCCGAACGCTCGAATCTGTATGCGGGCGTCGCCCAGAAGCCGGTGGGTCACTCGAACGGCTGA